In a single window of the Littorina saxatilis isolate snail1 linkage group LG5, US_GU_Lsax_2.0, whole genome shotgun sequence genome:
- the LOC138966869 gene encoding transitional endoplasmic reticulum ATPase isoform X1 → MADVQKMAANTDAEDDLATAILKKKERPNRLLVEEAINEDNSVVSLSQAKMDELQLFRGDTVLLKGKRRRETVCIVLSDDTTADDKIRINRCVRNNLRVRLGDVVSIQACPDVKYGKRIHVLPIDDTVEGITGNLFEVYLKPYFLEAYRPIKKGDIFLVRGGMRAVEFKVIETDPAPHCIVAPDTVIHCEGEPVKREEEEEALNEVGYDDIGGCRKQLAMIKEMVELPLRHPQLFKAIGVKPPRGILLYGPPGTGKTLIARAVANETGAFFFLINGPEIMSKLAGESESNLRKAFEEAEKNSPAIIFIDELDAIAPKREKTHGEVERRIVSQLLTLMDGLKQRSHVIVMAATNRPNSIDAALRRFGRFDREVDIGIPDATGRLEIMRIHTKNMKLGDDVDLERVAAETHGHVGADLAALCSEAALQQIREKMDLIDLEDDTIDAEVLDSLAVSMDNFRWALGKSNPSALRETSVEVPNVSWEDVGGLENVKRELQELVQYPVEHPEKFLKFGMTPSKGVLFYGPPGCGKTLLAKAIANECQANFISIKGPELLTMWFGESEANVRDIFDKARSAAPCVLFFDELDSIAKARGGNVGDGGGAADRVINQLLTEMDGMSAKKNVFIIGATNRPDIIDPAILRPGRLDQLIYIPLPDDKSRIAILKANLRKSPVAKDVDVEYLAKVTHGFSGADLTEICQRACKLAIRMAIEAEIRFERERAQNPDADMETEDYDPVPEISRAHFEEAMKFARRSVSDNDIRKYEMFAQTLQQSRGFGGNFRFPGQAGTTGQGPSQGGTEGGNFGGEDGDDDLYS, encoded by the exons ATGGCAGATGTACAAAA GATGGCAGCAAATACGGACGC TGAAGATGATCTGGCCACAGCCATCCTCAAGAAGAAAGAGAGGCCCAACAGACTGCTGGTGGAAGAGGCCATCAATGAAGACAACTCAGTTGTCTCCCTTTCACAG GCAAAGATGGATGAGCTGCAGCTGTTCCGAGGTGACACAGTACTCCTGAAGGGCAAGAGGCGCAGAGAGACCGTTTGTATCGTTCTCTCAGATGACACCACAGCCGACGACAAAATCAGAATCAACAGATGTGTCAGAAACAACCTTCGTGTTCGCCTTGGTGACGTTGTTag CATCCAGGCCTGCCCAGATGTAAAGTACGGCAAGCGAATCCATGTCCTGCCCATTGATGACACAGTTGAGGGCATCACAGG CAACCTCTTTGAGGTGTACCTCAAGCCATACTTTTTGGAGGCCTACCGCCCAATCAAGAAAGGAGACATCTTCCTCGTGCGTGGTGGTATGCGAGCGGTGGAGTTCAAGGTCATTGAGACTGACCCCGCACCACACTGCATCGTTGCGCCAGACACAGTCATCCACTGCGAGGGTGAACCCGTCAAGCGCGAG gaagaagaagaagcactgAACGAGGTGGGCTATGACGACATCGGTGGCTGCCGCAAACAGCTGGCTATGATCAAGGAGATGGTGGAACTGCCCCTCAGACACCCACAGCTCTTCAAGGCCATTGGAGTCAAG CCACCTCGTGGTATCCTGCTGTATGGTCCCCCGGGTACGGGTAAGACACTCATTGCCAGAGCAGTTGCCAATGAGACCGGAGCTTTTTTCTTCCTCATCAACGGGCCGGAGATCATGAGCAAGCTAGCCGGAGAGTCAGAGAGCAACCTGCGCAAAGCTTTTGAGGAAGCGGAGAAAAATTCTCCAGCTATCATCTTCATTGATGAGCTGGACGCCATTGCCCCCAAGAGAGAAAAG ACCCATGGAGAGGTAGAGCGTCGTATCGTGTCCCAGCTGCTAACGCTGATGGACGGTCTGAAGCAGCGATCTCACGTCATCGTCATGGCAGCCACAAACAGACCCAACAGCATAGACGCAGCCCTGCGTCGCTTTG GTCGATTTGACCGTGAGGTGGACATTGGCATCCCTGATGCCACAGGTCGTCTGGAGATCATGCGCATCCACACCAAGAACATGAAGCTGGGAGATGATGTTGACCTTGAGCGG GTTGCCGCTGAGACACACGGTCACGTGGGAGCTGATCTGGCAGCTCTGTGTTCAGAGGCCGCCTTGCAGCAGATCCGAGAGAAGATGGACCTCATCGACTTAGAGGACGACACCATCGACGCTGAGGTGCTGGACTCACTGGCTGTCTCCATGGACAACTTCCGC TGGGCTCTTGGTAAGAGCAACCCCAGCGCTCTGCGTGAGACATCAGTGGAGGTGCCCAACGTCTCATGGGAGGATGTTGGAGGTTTGGAGAATGTCAAGAGGGAACTGCAGGAGTTGGTGCAG TACCCAGTGGAGCACCCCGAGAAGTTCCTCAAGTTCGGCATGACGCCGTCCAAGGGTGTGCTGTTCTACGGCCCCCCTGGCTGTGGTAAAACCCTGCTGGCCAAAGCCATTGCCAATGAGTGTCAAGCCAACTTCATCTCCATCAAGGGCCCTGAGCTCCTCACCATGTGGTTTGGAGAGTCGGAGGCCAATGTCAGAGACATCTTTGACAAG GCAAGATCTGCGGCACCCTGTGTGTTGTTCTTTGATGAGTTGGATTCCATAGCCAAGGCCAGAGGAGGCAATGTGGGAGATGGTG GTGGCGCGGCTGACCGTGTTATCAACCAGCTCCTGACTGAGATGGACGGCATGAGCGCCAAGAAAAATGTCTTCATCATCGGTGCCACCAACAG ACCTGACATCATTGACCCTGCCATCTTGCGTCCCGGACGTCTGGATCAGCTTATCTACATTCCTCTGCCAGACGACAAGTCTCGCATTGCCATCCTCAAGGCTAACCTCCGCAAGTCCCCTGTTGCCAAG GATGTTGATGTGGAGTACCTGGCCAAGGTGACGCACGGTTTCAGTGGTGCTGATCTGACGGAGATCTGCCAGCGGGCCTGTAAGCTGGCCATCAGGATGGCCATTGAGGCCGAGATCCGTTTCGAGCGGGAGCGTGCACAGAACCCAGATGCTGACATG GAAACGGAAGACTACGACCCAGTACCAGAGATTTCTCGTGCCCACTTTGAGGAGGCCATGAAGTTCGCTCGTCGCTCCGTCAGCGACAACGACATCCGCAAGTACGAGATGTTCGCCCAGACACTGCAACAGAGCCGTGGATTTGGAGGAAACTTCAG gTTCCCAGGTCAGGCTGGCACCACAGGTCAAGGTCCCAGCCAGGGCGGAACGGAGGGCGGCAACTTTGGTGGTGAGGATGGAGACGATGATCTCTACAGTTAG
- the LOC138966869 gene encoding transitional endoplasmic reticulum ATPase isoform X2, whose product MADVQNEDDLATAILKKKERPNRLLVEEAINEDNSVVSLSQAKMDELQLFRGDTVLLKGKRRRETVCIVLSDDTTADDKIRINRCVRNNLRVRLGDVVSIQACPDVKYGKRIHVLPIDDTVEGITGNLFEVYLKPYFLEAYRPIKKGDIFLVRGGMRAVEFKVIETDPAPHCIVAPDTVIHCEGEPVKREEEEEALNEVGYDDIGGCRKQLAMIKEMVELPLRHPQLFKAIGVKPPRGILLYGPPGTGKTLIARAVANETGAFFFLINGPEIMSKLAGESESNLRKAFEEAEKNSPAIIFIDELDAIAPKREKTHGEVERRIVSQLLTLMDGLKQRSHVIVMAATNRPNSIDAALRRFGRFDREVDIGIPDATGRLEIMRIHTKNMKLGDDVDLERVAAETHGHVGADLAALCSEAALQQIREKMDLIDLEDDTIDAEVLDSLAVSMDNFRWALGKSNPSALRETSVEVPNVSWEDVGGLENVKRELQELVQYPVEHPEKFLKFGMTPSKGVLFYGPPGCGKTLLAKAIANECQANFISIKGPELLTMWFGESEANVRDIFDKARSAAPCVLFFDELDSIAKARGGNVGDGGGAADRVINQLLTEMDGMSAKKNVFIIGATNRPDIIDPAILRPGRLDQLIYIPLPDDKSRIAILKANLRKSPVAKDVDVEYLAKVTHGFSGADLTEICQRACKLAIRMAIEAEIRFERERAQNPDADMETEDYDPVPEISRAHFEEAMKFARRSVSDNDIRKYEMFAQTLQQSRGFGGNFRFPGQAGTTGQGPSQGGTEGGNFGGEDGDDDLYS is encoded by the exons ATGGCAGATGTACAAAA TGAAGATGATCTGGCCACAGCCATCCTCAAGAAGAAAGAGAGGCCCAACAGACTGCTGGTGGAAGAGGCCATCAATGAAGACAACTCAGTTGTCTCCCTTTCACAG GCAAAGATGGATGAGCTGCAGCTGTTCCGAGGTGACACAGTACTCCTGAAGGGCAAGAGGCGCAGAGAGACCGTTTGTATCGTTCTCTCAGATGACACCACAGCCGACGACAAAATCAGAATCAACAGATGTGTCAGAAACAACCTTCGTGTTCGCCTTGGTGACGTTGTTag CATCCAGGCCTGCCCAGATGTAAAGTACGGCAAGCGAATCCATGTCCTGCCCATTGATGACACAGTTGAGGGCATCACAGG CAACCTCTTTGAGGTGTACCTCAAGCCATACTTTTTGGAGGCCTACCGCCCAATCAAGAAAGGAGACATCTTCCTCGTGCGTGGTGGTATGCGAGCGGTGGAGTTCAAGGTCATTGAGACTGACCCCGCACCACACTGCATCGTTGCGCCAGACACAGTCATCCACTGCGAGGGTGAACCCGTCAAGCGCGAG gaagaagaagaagcactgAACGAGGTGGGCTATGACGACATCGGTGGCTGCCGCAAACAGCTGGCTATGATCAAGGAGATGGTGGAACTGCCCCTCAGACACCCACAGCTCTTCAAGGCCATTGGAGTCAAG CCACCTCGTGGTATCCTGCTGTATGGTCCCCCGGGTACGGGTAAGACACTCATTGCCAGAGCAGTTGCCAATGAGACCGGAGCTTTTTTCTTCCTCATCAACGGGCCGGAGATCATGAGCAAGCTAGCCGGAGAGTCAGAGAGCAACCTGCGCAAAGCTTTTGAGGAAGCGGAGAAAAATTCTCCAGCTATCATCTTCATTGATGAGCTGGACGCCATTGCCCCCAAGAGAGAAAAG ACCCATGGAGAGGTAGAGCGTCGTATCGTGTCCCAGCTGCTAACGCTGATGGACGGTCTGAAGCAGCGATCTCACGTCATCGTCATGGCAGCCACAAACAGACCCAACAGCATAGACGCAGCCCTGCGTCGCTTTG GTCGATTTGACCGTGAGGTGGACATTGGCATCCCTGATGCCACAGGTCGTCTGGAGATCATGCGCATCCACACCAAGAACATGAAGCTGGGAGATGATGTTGACCTTGAGCGG GTTGCCGCTGAGACACACGGTCACGTGGGAGCTGATCTGGCAGCTCTGTGTTCAGAGGCCGCCTTGCAGCAGATCCGAGAGAAGATGGACCTCATCGACTTAGAGGACGACACCATCGACGCTGAGGTGCTGGACTCACTGGCTGTCTCCATGGACAACTTCCGC TGGGCTCTTGGTAAGAGCAACCCCAGCGCTCTGCGTGAGACATCAGTGGAGGTGCCCAACGTCTCATGGGAGGATGTTGGAGGTTTGGAGAATGTCAAGAGGGAACTGCAGGAGTTGGTGCAG TACCCAGTGGAGCACCCCGAGAAGTTCCTCAAGTTCGGCATGACGCCGTCCAAGGGTGTGCTGTTCTACGGCCCCCCTGGCTGTGGTAAAACCCTGCTGGCCAAAGCCATTGCCAATGAGTGTCAAGCCAACTTCATCTCCATCAAGGGCCCTGAGCTCCTCACCATGTGGTTTGGAGAGTCGGAGGCCAATGTCAGAGACATCTTTGACAAG GCAAGATCTGCGGCACCCTGTGTGTTGTTCTTTGATGAGTTGGATTCCATAGCCAAGGCCAGAGGAGGCAATGTGGGAGATGGTG GTGGCGCGGCTGACCGTGTTATCAACCAGCTCCTGACTGAGATGGACGGCATGAGCGCCAAGAAAAATGTCTTCATCATCGGTGCCACCAACAG ACCTGACATCATTGACCCTGCCATCTTGCGTCCCGGACGTCTGGATCAGCTTATCTACATTCCTCTGCCAGACGACAAGTCTCGCATTGCCATCCTCAAGGCTAACCTCCGCAAGTCCCCTGTTGCCAAG GATGTTGATGTGGAGTACCTGGCCAAGGTGACGCACGGTTTCAGTGGTGCTGATCTGACGGAGATCTGCCAGCGGGCCTGTAAGCTGGCCATCAGGATGGCCATTGAGGCCGAGATCCGTTTCGAGCGGGAGCGTGCACAGAACCCAGATGCTGACATG GAAACGGAAGACTACGACCCAGTACCAGAGATTTCTCGTGCCCACTTTGAGGAGGCCATGAAGTTCGCTCGTCGCTCCGTCAGCGACAACGACATCCGCAAGTACGAGATGTTCGCCCAGACACTGCAACAGAGCCGTGGATTTGGAGGAAACTTCAG gTTCCCAGGTCAGGCTGGCACCACAGGTCAAGGTCCCAGCCAGGGCGGAACGGAGGGCGGCAACTTTGGTGGTGAGGATGGAGACGATGATCTCTACAGTTAG